A stretch of Amycolatopsis balhimycina FH 1894 DNA encodes these proteins:
- a CDS encoding glycoside hydrolase family 43 protein, whose amino-acid sequence MAGAAGVAVAGVLGSKASAQAASGAYVMAYFTESPSMTGADYGLHLAVSADGLDWMPLNQNNPVVTPTAGTGGLRDPFVLRKQDGRFVVLATDLKGTDWSLQNQYVHVWDSADLRGFTGYRRIKLHSMATHSWAPEAFWDPSRNQYAIIYSAASGGHDVIMVNYTTDFATVSAPQVFFDPGHATIDGTMATIGGVNYLYVKNNTNSTLVGQRSGSLAPGSFTTYKTGISPGRGVEAPQIVPALSGNRWYLWGDTWSPNGRFFCWETTDVAAGNWTLLNDRAYTQPLNSKHPGITPITAAEMSGLVAQWGAPAWRRLKSYNFPDRYVRHADSVGRIDPYPFDPYQDQLWKLVPGLADAAGVSFESVNYPGRYLRHSDYELHLVADDGSATFKADATFHQTPGLADSSWSSFRSHNYPDRYVRHYSYVLRIDPLGSTSSAVDKQDATFRVGY is encoded by the coding sequence ATGGCGGGGGCGGCGGGCGTCGCGGTCGCCGGCGTACTCGGCAGCAAAGCCTCCGCCCAGGCCGCCTCCGGCGCCTACGTCATGGCGTACTTCACCGAGTCGCCGTCCATGACCGGTGCCGACTACGGGCTGCACCTGGCGGTCAGCGCGGACGGCCTCGACTGGATGCCGCTCAACCAGAACAACCCGGTGGTGACGCCGACGGCGGGCACCGGCGGGCTGCGCGACCCGTTCGTGCTCCGCAAGCAGGACGGCCGGTTCGTGGTGCTGGCGACCGACCTCAAGGGCACCGACTGGTCGCTACAGAACCAGTACGTGCACGTCTGGGACTCAGCGGACCTGCGTGGGTTCACCGGCTACCGCCGGATCAAGCTGCACTCGATGGCGACGCACAGCTGGGCGCCCGAGGCGTTCTGGGACCCGTCGCGCAACCAGTACGCGATCATCTACTCGGCGGCGTCCGGCGGCCACGACGTCATCATGGTCAACTACACCACCGACTTCGCGACGGTGAGTGCGCCGCAGGTGTTCTTCGACCCCGGTCACGCGACGATCGACGGCACGATGGCCACCATCGGTGGCGTCAACTACCTGTACGTCAAGAACAACACCAACAGCACCCTGGTCGGCCAGCGCTCCGGCTCCCTGGCCCCCGGCAGCTTCACCACCTACAAGACCGGAATCTCACCCGGGCGGGGGGTGGAGGCGCCGCAGATCGTGCCCGCGCTGTCGGGGAACCGCTGGTACCTCTGGGGTGACACGTGGAGCCCCAACGGCCGGTTCTTCTGCTGGGAGACCACCGACGTGGCCGCGGGGAACTGGACGCTGCTCAACGACCGCGCCTACACCCAGCCGCTGAACTCCAAGCACCCCGGGATCACGCCGATCACCGCCGCGGAGATGTCCGGCCTGGTCGCGCAGTGGGGTGCGCCGGCGTGGCGACGTCTCAAGTCCTACAACTTCCCGGACCGCTACGTCCGGCACGCCGACTCCGTGGGCCGCATCGACCCCTATCCCTTCGACCCGTACCAAGACCAGCTGTGGAAGCTGGTGCCCGGGCTGGCGGACGCCGCCGGCGTGTCGTTCGAATCCGTCAACTACCCGGGCCGGTACCTGCGGCACAGCGACTACGAGCTGCACCTGGTGGCCGACGACGGCTCGGCGACGTTCAAGGCGGACGCCACCTTCCACCAGACGCCGGGGCTCGCCGACTCGAGCTGGTCGTCGTTCCGCTCGCACAACTACCCGGACCGATACGTCCGGCACTACTCCTACGTGCTGCGGATCGACCCCCTCGGCAGTACATCGTCCGCTGTGGACAAGCAGGACGCGACCTTCCGCGTCGGCTACTGA
- a CDS encoding TetR/AcrR family transcriptional regulator, whose amino-acid sequence MIEPVTKRRTDGLSKEVIVRAAAAILDDGGEAALTFRALTARLSTGYGAIYHHVANKSDLLAAATDAVIARVMRDAVVGAEPRQALRTVSLGLFDAIDAHPWVGAQLSREPWRPALLEVYERIGGLLVALDVPAEALFDAAGALVNYVLGVAGQNAANARLLTSDEADREAFLGAVAARWAALDPDEYPFVHQAATQLREHDDREQFLAGVDIFLAGIATLR is encoded by the coding sequence ATGATCGAGCCCGTGACGAAGAGGCGCACGGACGGGCTGTCCAAGGAAGTGATCGTGCGGGCGGCGGCCGCGATCCTGGACGACGGCGGCGAGGCCGCGCTCACGTTCCGCGCCCTCACCGCCCGCCTCTCGACCGGCTACGGCGCGATCTACCACCACGTCGCGAACAAGAGCGACCTGCTCGCGGCGGCGACCGACGCCGTCATCGCCCGCGTCATGCGGGACGCGGTCGTCGGGGCGGAGCCGCGGCAAGCGCTGCGCACGGTCTCACTGGGCCTGTTCGACGCGATCGACGCCCACCCCTGGGTCGGCGCCCAGCTCTCCCGCGAGCCGTGGCGGCCCGCGCTCCTGGAGGTCTACGAGCGCATCGGCGGGCTGCTCGTCGCGCTCGACGTGCCCGCGGAAGCGCTGTTCGACGCCGCGGGCGCGCTCGTGAACTACGTGCTCGGCGTGGCCGGGCAGAACGCCGCCAACGCCCGGCTCCTCACCTCCGACGAGGCGGACCGCGAGGCTTTCCTGGGCGCGGTCGCCGCCCGGTGGGCGGCACTCGACCCGGACGAGTACCCGTTCGTCCACCAGGCCGCGACCCAGCTGCGGGAGCACGACGACCGCGAGCAGTTCCTCGCAGGCGTCGACATCTTCCTGGCCGGGATCGCGACCCTGCGCTAG
- a CDS encoding FAD-dependent oxidoreductase, producing the protein MTVTIIGAGLGGLVLARVLHRHGIPARVYEAEASPAARRQGGMLDIHPWNGQQALEAAGLTEGFRKLVLPGRESSRVVDRDGTVLLDRPDDGTGERPEVQRGELRQLLLDSLPPATVHWGHKVTGVRTLGDGGHEVSLADGTRFVTSLLVGADGAWSKVRPLLSGATPEYVGVSVVETFLFDGDARHPAAAKAVGAGALYALAPGKGIVAHREGDGTLHTYAQLFKPQDWLEGADAATMTARVTEEFDGWAPELTALITDSDTPPVLRRLCTLPAGHRWDRVPGVTLLGDAAHLMPPNGEGANLAMQDGAELGRALAAHPDDVETALAEFEQGMSERAAAEAEDDIYEILFGDDAPHSMLALLAGAEGAAK; encoded by the coding sequence ATGACAGTCACGATCATCGGAGCCGGCCTCGGCGGGCTGGTCCTGGCCCGCGTCCTGCACCGGCACGGCATCCCGGCCAGGGTTTACGAGGCGGAAGCGTCGCCGGCCGCCCGCCGCCAGGGCGGCATGCTCGACATCCACCCCTGGAACGGGCAGCAGGCGCTCGAGGCGGCCGGCCTGACCGAGGGGTTCCGGAAGCTCGTCCTGCCGGGCCGCGAGTCGTCCCGCGTCGTCGACCGCGACGGCACCGTGCTGCTCGACCGGCCCGACGACGGCACCGGCGAACGTCCCGAGGTGCAGCGCGGCGAGCTGCGGCAGCTGCTGCTCGATTCACTGCCGCCCGCCACTGTCCACTGGGGACACAAGGTGACCGGGGTGCGGACCCTCGGCGACGGCGGCCACGAGGTGAGCCTGGCCGACGGCACCAGGTTCGTCACGAGCCTGCTGGTCGGCGCGGACGGCGCGTGGTCGAAGGTCCGGCCGCTGCTCTCCGGCGCCACCCCGGAGTACGTCGGCGTCTCGGTCGTCGAGACGTTCCTGTTCGACGGCGACGCCCGCCATCCGGCCGCCGCGAAGGCCGTGGGAGCCGGTGCGCTTTACGCGCTCGCACCGGGCAAGGGAATCGTGGCTCATCGGGAGGGCGACGGGACCTTGCACACGTACGCGCAGTTGTTCAAGCCCCAGGACTGGCTCGAAGGCGCCGACGCCGCGACCATGACGGCCCGGGTCACCGAGGAGTTCGACGGCTGGGCGCCCGAGCTCACGGCCCTGATCACCGACAGCGACACCCCGCCGGTGCTGCGCCGCCTCTGCACGTTGCCGGCCGGACACCGCTGGGACCGGGTGCCGGGAGTGACCCTCCTCGGCGACGCGGCCCACCTCATGCCCCCGAACGGCGAAGGCGCGAACCTGGCCATGCAGGACGGCGCCGAACTGGGCCGGGCCCTCGCCGCGCACCCGGACGACGTGGAGACGGCGCTGGCCGAGTTCGAGCAGGGCATGTCGGAGCGCGCGGCGGCGGAAGCGGAAGACGACATCTACGAGATCCTGTTCGGCGACGACGCCCCTCACAGCATGCTCGCCCTGCTGGCCGGAGCCGAAGGGGCTGCGAAGTAG
- a CDS encoding family 43 glycosylhydrolase, whose amino-acid sequence MPVRLSATTLSPKFARRPRPLTAIVTTLAIAAASTTVWATSGHAATLDDGLVVRYDLTGGAGTTVPDASGHGRNATVSGDTTWQGDEGLRLGGTNGHVRLPDNLMRDLTDITVSVQVNVAADQGTPYFLWGLGNTTGGAGNGYLFTTGDSFRASIASGNWSTEQTADAGRTLSRGSWRTITYTLAGGTAVLYEDGIEAVRKTGITITPGSIGNGTTTADYLGRSVYDGDKYLKGSVRDFRVYNRAVTADEARALGERTAAGRAAADAAALTLGDTSAVTDNLTLPRTGTGGSAIAWTSSNPAVVSATGVVTRPAPGAGDAKVTLTAAVSYAGQTASRSFTVTVLQDITDRQKVDNALKDIVLPDQDAIRGNITLPAKGARDVTLTWCSQDPRVVTATGEVTRPAAGARPAKARLTVRATKGSATAERSFTLTVLPLPKKEALEGYMFAYFTGEATQDTEQIHFAASRGNDALHWDELNGGRPVLRSNYGETGVRDPFIVRSPEGDRFYIVATDLQINDGRGWDQAQRHGSQYLEIWESTDLVTWSNQRHVRVSDDTAGMTWAPEATYDPTIGAYVVYWATSPYAPSDVNHTGATYPRMMYATTRDFRTFSKPQVWNDPGEGVIDSTVIKDGDYYYRLTTDGKVIGSCERDIVLERSKNLRAVDLPTTKPRNWQLVSDCIRTKLGTDWVEGPTVFKANDSTKTYAFMDETPRRGYVPFVTDSLANPNWTIPAEYQLPKSPRHGTVLPVTKAELAKLRQGPPPMTTDKKGVVADYDLAAAGSGDTVTDVSGNRRDATMHGGVTRSADGLAFAGKDGYVALPNNLMSGLSGITVSAQVWVDPGQQTPYFLWNLGNSTDNAGDGYMFATGDTYRAAIAAGNWSTEQNADSKRALTRGAWHTLTYTLANGTARLYDNGVEVAHVDGVTAKPGDLGAGITTSNYLGRSAYGADKYFQGKMRRFTVWNRGLTAKEVLGTPGNETAVGSVTLDSLKVPAIIDSAKGTIVLPVKPGTDVRRLAPVLQVADGTQVFPHNGSRQDFTGPVGYSVVGAGWQRRTWTVSAVVMNSPVLPGFNADPNIVRFGDTYYIYATTDGYPGWSGTTFDAWSSKDLVTWTRHPKILDLGPDVSWADSRAWAPTITQKNGKYYFYFCADAKIGVAVSDSPTGPFTDALGKPLIAANPGGGQAIDPAVFTDDDGQTYLYWGNGNAYVVPLNADLTSYDPAKIKQLTGLDGFREGLFMTKRQGTYHLTWSIDDTGSENYRVGYATATSPLLDGLVNRGVILEKDPSLGILGTGHHSIVQVPGTDDWYIAYHRFAIPGGDGTHREVTIDRLRFAADGTIAKVVPTLGSVRPLK is encoded by the coding sequence ATGCCCGTTCGACTCTCGGCGACGACGCTGTCGCCGAAGTTCGCCCGGCGGCCTCGACCGCTGACTGCGATCGTCACCACCCTCGCCATCGCCGCGGCGTCCACCACCGTCTGGGCCACCTCCGGCCACGCGGCGACCCTCGACGACGGCCTGGTCGTGCGCTACGACCTCACCGGCGGCGCCGGGACCACCGTGCCCGACGCGTCGGGGCACGGGCGGAACGCCACCGTCAGCGGCGACACCACGTGGCAGGGCGACGAGGGGCTGCGCCTGGGCGGCACGAACGGGCACGTCCGCCTGCCCGACAACCTGATGCGAGATCTCACGGACATCACGGTTTCGGTACAGGTGAACGTCGCGGCCGACCAGGGCACGCCGTATTTCCTGTGGGGCCTCGGCAACACGACCGGCGGCGCGGGCAACGGCTACCTGTTCACCACGGGCGACTCGTTCCGCGCCTCGATCGCCTCCGGCAACTGGTCCACCGAGCAGACCGCCGACGCGGGACGCACCCTCTCGCGCGGCAGCTGGCGCACGATCACCTACACCCTCGCCGGGGGGACCGCGGTCCTGTACGAGGACGGCATCGAAGCCGTCCGCAAGACCGGCATCACGATCACACCCGGCTCGATCGGCAATGGCACCACGACCGCCGACTACCTGGGCCGGTCGGTCTACGACGGCGACAAGTACCTCAAGGGGAGCGTCCGCGACTTCCGCGTCTACAACCGCGCGGTGACCGCCGACGAAGCCCGCGCCCTCGGCGAGCGCACCGCCGCCGGGCGCGCGGCGGCCGACGCGGCGGCTCTCACCCTCGGCGACACCTCGGCCGTCACCGACAACCTCACCCTGCCCAGGACGGGCACCGGCGGCTCGGCGATCGCCTGGACGTCGAGCAACCCGGCCGTGGTGTCCGCGACCGGCGTGGTGACGCGGCCCGCGCCCGGCGCCGGCGACGCGAAGGTGACCTTGACGGCGGCCGTCTCCTACGCCGGCCAGACCGCGAGCCGCTCCTTCACCGTCACGGTGCTGCAGGACATCACCGACCGGCAGAAGGTCGACAACGCGCTCAAGGACATCGTCCTCCCCGACCAGGACGCGATCCGCGGGAACATCACCCTGCCGGCCAAGGGCGCCCGCGACGTCACGCTGACCTGGTGCAGCCAGGACCCCCGCGTCGTCACCGCCACCGGCGAGGTGACCCGGCCGGCGGCCGGAGCGCGGCCCGCCAAGGCCCGCCTCACGGTTCGCGCGACGAAGGGCTCGGCGACGGCGGAACGCTCCTTCACCCTCACCGTCCTGCCGCTGCCTAAGAAGGAAGCGCTCGAGGGGTACATGTTCGCCTACTTCACCGGGGAGGCGACGCAGGACACCGAGCAGATCCACTTCGCGGCCAGCCGCGGGAACGACGCGCTGCACTGGGACGAGCTCAACGGCGGCCGTCCCGTCCTGCGCTCGAACTACGGCGAAACCGGCGTGCGCGACCCGTTCATCGTCCGCAGCCCGGAGGGCGACCGGTTCTACATCGTCGCCACCGACCTGCAGATCAACGACGGCCGCGGCTGGGACCAGGCGCAGCGGCACGGCAGCCAGTACCTGGAGATCTGGGAGTCGACCGACCTGGTGACCTGGTCGAACCAGCGGCACGTCCGGGTTTCCGATGACACAGCCGGCATGACGTGGGCCCCCGAAGCGACCTACGACCCCACGATCGGCGCCTACGTCGTCTACTGGGCCACCAGCCCCTACGCTCCCTCCGACGTCAACCACACCGGCGCGACGTACCCGCGGATGATGTACGCGACCACCCGCGACTTCCGGACGTTCAGCAAGCCCCAGGTGTGGAACGACCCCGGCGAAGGCGTCATCGACTCCACCGTCATCAAGGACGGCGACTACTACTACCGGCTCACCACCGACGGCAAGGTGATCGGGTCCTGCGAGCGCGACATCGTCCTGGAACGGTCGAAGAACCTGCGCGCGGTGGACCTGCCGACGACCAAGCCGCGCAACTGGCAGCTCGTCTCCGACTGCATCCGCACCAAGCTCGGCACCGACTGGGTCGAGGGCCCGACGGTGTTCAAGGCGAATGACAGCACCAAGACCTACGCCTTCATGGACGAGACGCCGCGTCGCGGGTACGTCCCGTTCGTCACCGATTCGCTGGCGAACCCGAACTGGACGATCCCGGCCGAGTACCAGCTCCCGAAGAGCCCGCGCCACGGCACGGTGCTGCCGGTGACGAAGGCCGAGCTCGCCAAGCTGCGGCAGGGACCGCCGCCGATGACCACCGACAAGAAGGGCGTCGTCGCGGACTACGACCTCGCGGCGGCGGGCTCGGGCGACACGGTCACCGACGTCTCCGGGAACCGGCGGGACGCCACGATGCACGGCGGTGTCACGCGTTCGGCGGACGGGCTCGCCTTCGCGGGCAAGGACGGGTACGTCGCGCTGCCGAACAACCTGATGAGCGGCCTGAGCGGGATCACGGTGTCCGCGCAGGTGTGGGTCGACCCCGGCCAGCAGACGCCGTACTTCCTCTGGAACCTGGGCAACAGCACTGACAACGCCGGTGACGGTTACATGTTCGCGACCGGGGACACCTACCGGGCCGCGATCGCGGCCGGCAACTGGTCGACCGAGCAGAACGCCGACAGCAAACGGGCACTGACCCGCGGCGCCTGGCACACCCTGACGTACACGCTGGCGAACGGGACAGCGCGGCTCTACGACAACGGCGTCGAAGTGGCGCATGTGGACGGTGTCACCGCGAAACCCGGTGACCTCGGCGCGGGCATCACGACGTCGAACTACCTCGGGCGGTCGGCCTACGGCGCCGACAAGTACTTCCAGGGCAAGATGCGGCGGTTCACCGTGTGGAACCGCGGCCTGACCGCCAAGGAGGTGCTCGGCACGCCGGGCAACGAGACGGCCGTCGGCTCAGTCACCCTCGACTCCCTCAAGGTGCCCGCGATCATCGACAGCGCGAAGGGCACCATCGTACTGCCCGTGAAGCCGGGCACCGACGTGCGGCGGCTCGCACCGGTGCTGCAGGTGGCCGACGGTACGCAGGTGTTCCCCCACAACGGATCGCGGCAGGACTTCACCGGGCCGGTGGGCTACTCGGTCGTCGGCGCCGGCTGGCAGCGGCGGACGTGGACGGTCAGCGCCGTCGTGATGAACAGCCCGGTCCTGCCCGGCTTCAACGCGGACCCGAACATCGTCCGCTTCGGTGACACCTACTACATCTACGCGACGACCGACGGCTACCCCGGCTGGTCGGGCACGACGTTCGACGCGTGGTCGAGCAAGGACCTCGTCACCTGGACCCGGCACCCGAAGATCCTCGACCTCGGCCCGGACGTGTCCTGGGCGGACAGCCGGGCGTGGGCGCCGACCATCACGCAGAAGAACGGGAAGTACTACTTCTACTTCTGCGCGGACGCCAAGATCGGCGTCGCGGTGTCGGACTCCCCCACCGGCCCGTTCACCGACGCGCTGGGCAAGCCGCTGATCGCGGCGAACCCGGGCGGCGGCCAGGCGATCGACCCGGCGGTGTTCACCGACGACGACGGCCAGACCTACCTGTACTGGGGCAACGGCAACGCCTACGTCGTGCCGCTGAACGCCGACCTGACGTCGTACGACCCGGCGAAGATCAAGCAGCTCACCGGGCTGGACGGGTTCCGCGAGGGGCTCTTCATGACGAAGCGCCAGGGCACCTACCACCTCACGTGGTCGATCGACGACACGGGCAGCGAGAACTACCGCGTCGGCTACGCGACGGCCACGAGCCCGCTGCTCGACGGGCTGGTCAACCGGGGCGTCATCCTGGAGAAGGACCCGTCGCTCGGCATCCTCGGCACCGGCCACCACAGCATCGTCCAGGTGCCGGGAACGGACGACTGGTACATCGCCTACCACCGCTTCGCCATCCCGGGAGGCGACGGTACCCATCGGGAAGTGACCATCGACCGGCTGCGGTTCGCCGCGGACGGCACCATCGCCAAGGTGGTGCCGACGCTCGGGAGCGTCCGGCCGCTCAAGTGA
- a CDS encoding RICIN domain-containing protein — MLRRRGAVLSLLVFAAVLLGAPGVHAAPVTVANGSQFTDPAGALVHAHGGGMLKVGAYYYWFGENRNADDTFRAVSAYRSTDLKTWEFRGDVLTQSSAAELGRAKIERPKVIYNSSTGQYVMWMHKENGDDYAEARAAVATSSTVDGGYTYRGSFRPLGAHMSRDITLFKDDDGTAYMASAARENADLNVYRLAADYTGVAALVQTLWPGSYREAPAMFKRNGVYFLLTSGATSWQPNQQKYATATSVTGTWSGLTNVGDSTGYGSQTAYVLPLQGSQATSYLYLGDRWAGAWNRPVNESRYVWLPLSFPSATTMSMSWYPKVSIDAATGVVAGVGTGSAYETMVARHSGKCADIPSSSRNDGVALTQYTCNNGANQQWSVLDLGDGYVNLIARHSGLCLGIAGGSTADGAAAGQGTCTSGANQQWQAQSVGGYVRWVASHSGKCLDVVSASTADGAAVKQYPCTGVTNQQWQRKAA, encoded by the coding sequence ATGCTACGACGACGTGGCGCGGTGTTGTCCTTGCTGGTGTTCGCCGCCGTCCTGCTCGGCGCGCCCGGTGTGCACGCCGCGCCGGTGACGGTGGCCAACGGGAGCCAGTTCACCGACCCGGCGGGCGCTCTGGTGCACGCGCACGGCGGCGGGATGCTCAAGGTGGGCGCGTACTACTACTGGTTCGGCGAGAACCGCAACGCTGACGACACCTTCCGCGCGGTCTCGGCCTACCGCTCGACCGACCTGAAGACGTGGGAGTTCCGGGGCGACGTGCTGACGCAGTCGTCGGCGGCCGAGCTGGGCCGGGCCAAGATCGAACGGCCCAAGGTGATCTACAACAGCTCGACCGGGCAGTACGTGATGTGGATGCACAAGGAAAACGGGGACGACTACGCCGAAGCGCGCGCGGCCGTGGCCACCTCCTCGACGGTCGACGGCGGCTACACCTACCGCGGCAGCTTCCGCCCGCTCGGTGCCCACATGTCGCGTGACATCACGCTGTTCAAGGACGACGACGGCACCGCGTACATGGCCTCCGCGGCCCGCGAGAACGCCGACCTCAACGTCTACCGGCTCGCCGCCGACTACACCGGCGTCGCGGCGCTGGTGCAGACGCTGTGGCCCGGCTCGTACCGCGAGGCGCCGGCGATGTTCAAGCGCAACGGCGTCTACTTCCTGCTCACCTCGGGCGCCACGAGCTGGCAGCCGAACCAGCAGAAGTACGCCACGGCCACCAGCGTCACGGGCACGTGGAGCGGGTTGACGAACGTCGGTGACTCCACCGGCTACGGCAGCCAGACCGCGTATGTGCTTCCCCTGCAAGGCTCGCAGGCGACCTCGTACCTCTACCTGGGCGATCGATGGGCGGGTGCCTGGAACCGCCCGGTCAACGAGTCGCGGTACGTGTGGCTGCCGCTGAGTTTCCCGAGTGCCACCACGATGTCGATGAGCTGGTACCCGAAGGTGAGCATCGACGCGGCGACCGGCGTGGTCGCGGGCGTCGGCACCGGCAGCGCGTACGAGACGATGGTGGCTCGGCACAGCGGGAAGTGCGCGGACATCCCGAGTTCGTCCCGGAACGACGGCGTCGCGCTCACGCAGTACACGTGCAACAACGGCGCGAACCAGCAGTGGAGCGTGCTCGACCTCGGCGACGGCTACGTCAACTTGATCGCGCGGCACAGCGGGCTGTGCCTCGGCATCGCGGGCGGCTCGACGGCGGACGGCGCGGCGGCGGGGCAGGGCACGTGCACTTCGGGTGCGAACCAGCAGTGGCAGGCCCAGTCCGTCGGCGGGTACGTCCGGTGGGTGGCGAGCCACAGCGGGAAGTGCCTCGACGTCGTGTCCGCGTCGACGGCCGACGGCGCGGCGGTCAAGCAGTACCCGTGTACCGGCGTGACGAACCAGCAATGGCAGCGGAAGGCGGCCTGA
- a CDS encoding cellulase family glycosylhydrolase yields MRMLVALLTAVAMTSGVVASAVAEDVPQHRLTVRGSAFVDEYGREVVLRGFNVSGEVKLAENGFLPFANAADARRSAQSMRALTGANAVRIPIAWAGTQPVRGPVNTQYLAALTDQMKAFLDEGFTVLPDFHQDLFSRYLFNRGSWYTGDGAPKWVVDLGGYPAESCGICAHWGQNITQNGAVQDATKDFWHNARGVQDEFVGQAVQTMSYLRTNLSAAQFAGIAGMDPYNEPFAGRYDQGQDSKAWEQNVLWPFFKQFRAAMDTAGWQDKPAFVEPNMFWNANISFQLHPGGFQDTGVMGPRYVFNTHFYDQLAQSGVFMPGKAGDGQYSGSFGTVRDRATALGTTAIVTEFGHPMTGYTSDKTPTVDKAMYQALDSRVSGANWWRQPAQSGPVLSATQWQWDTYSGRHHELMNDNPDKVKTDGDAWNGEDFSSARTADDGTVQLRQDARLLDRLYPAAVAGHTLAFTYEDRSRDGSQTLTWNQIPSTMPATAALTGTGRYGVLVWQGTDAGAPTELHVPAGMTPTVITDVASVSRVGDRLRLAATPGLHYALIAEPATAPTAAQLAAARAELAAWAPTAVR; encoded by the coding sequence ATGCGCATGCTCGTGGCTTTGCTCACCGCCGTGGCGATGACCTCCGGGGTCGTCGCCTCCGCCGTCGCCGAAGACGTTCCGCAGCACCGGTTGACCGTGCGCGGTTCGGCTTTCGTCGACGAGTACGGCCGCGAAGTGGTCTTGCGCGGGTTCAACGTCTCGGGCGAGGTGAAGCTGGCAGAAAACGGTTTCCTGCCGTTCGCCAACGCGGCCGACGCGCGCCGCTCCGCGCAGTCGATGCGCGCGCTCACCGGCGCGAACGCCGTGCGGATCCCGATCGCGTGGGCCGGAACGCAGCCCGTGCGCGGGCCGGTGAACACGCAGTACCTGGCCGCGCTGACCGACCAGATGAAGGCGTTCCTGGACGAGGGTTTCACGGTTCTGCCCGACTTCCACCAGGACCTGTTCTCCCGCTACCTGTTCAACCGCGGCAGCTGGTACACCGGTGACGGCGCGCCGAAGTGGGTCGTCGACCTCGGCGGTTACCCGGCGGAGAGCTGCGGCATCTGCGCCCACTGGGGGCAGAACATCACTCAGAACGGCGCGGTCCAGGACGCCACGAAGGACTTCTGGCACAACGCCCGCGGCGTCCAGGACGAGTTCGTCGGCCAGGCCGTCCAGACGATGTCCTACCTGCGGACGAACCTGAGCGCCGCCCAGTTCGCGGGCATCGCGGGCATGGACCCGTACAACGAACCGTTCGCCGGGCGGTACGACCAGGGCCAGGACAGCAAGGCCTGGGAACAGAACGTGCTCTGGCCGTTCTTCAAGCAGTTCCGGGCCGCAATGGACACCGCCGGCTGGCAGGACAAGCCCGCGTTCGTCGAGCCGAACATGTTCTGGAACGCCAACATCTCCTTCCAGCTCCACCCCGGCGGCTTCCAGGACACCGGCGTCATGGGTCCGCGGTACGTGTTCAACACGCACTTTTACGACCAGCTCGCCCAGTCCGGCGTGTTCATGCCGGGCAAGGCGGGTGACGGCCAGTACAGCGGGAGCTTCGGCACGGTCCGGGATCGCGCGACCGCGCTGGGCACGACGGCGATCGTCACCGAGTTCGGCCACCCGATGACGGGGTACACCTCCGACAAGACGCCGACCGTGGACAAGGCGATGTACCAGGCCCTGGACTCGCGCGTGTCGGGCGCGAACTGGTGGCGGCAGCCGGCGCAGTCGGGCCCGGTGCTGTCGGCGACGCAGTGGCAGTGGGACACCTACAGCGGCCGGCACCACGAGCTGATGAACGACAACCCGGACAAGGTCAAGACGGACGGCGACGCCTGGAACGGGGAAGATTTCTCGTCGGCGCGCACGGCGGACGACGGAACGGTCCAGCTCCGCCAGGACGCGCGCCTGCTCGACCGCCTCTACCCGGCGGCGGTGGCGGGGCACACGCTGGCGTTCACGTACGAGGACCGCTCGCGCGACGGCAGCCAGACGCTGACGTGGAACCAGATCCCGTCGACGATGCCGGCGACGGCGGCGCTGACCGGCACGGGTCGTTATGGAGTCCTGGTGTGGCAGGGAACCGACGCGGGCGCGCCGACCGAGCTGCACGTGCCGGCGGGGATGACGCCGACGGTGATCACCGACGTGGCCTCGGTCAGCCGGGTGGGCGACCGCCTGCGCCTGGCCGCGACACCGGGCCTGCACTACGCGCTGATCGCGGAACCGGCGACGGCGCCGACGGCGGCTCAGCTGGCGGCTGCCCGCGCGGAACTCGCGGCCTGGGCGCCCACGGCGGTCCGCTAG